Proteins from a genomic interval of Syngnathoides biaculeatus isolate LvHL_M chromosome 23, ASM1980259v1, whole genome shotgun sequence:
- the LOC133496756 gene encoding uncharacterized protein LOC133496756 isoform X4, whose protein sequence is MSLKTQLERPVLSPKKTKIDNAVTNNNTSPYDLLEAFTSQTIDSPSLSSPTDADLIYSEQNGHIPPTTPCEQIQNSELTVRPQAEVTISKIPEVSVTTEESHFLHIRQYDQLYNLCPSPLSASLTLKDSTADMSGHPKGQLLEKTLEDKAPADCCVFLKNGMSNDPAVRYQFDLSCDSDRHDAVSSTWTQSAVFDESNQRVEDFLDTISQKRVKEHEGVTSFFSFTEEFQLLVSPPDEDIPIMLLEDKRILEMCDSSVACDLETNDHGNEGRSNISSPVQCAEVSLKAYHATPGKFFLTDTGSFDNLGHAKREHFEKAVKKEKERVDHSPENDMSVRISKESAEIDNDADPYRVIELGIWSKTVRETEGNYCNSESTAGEELLPSVKVCELEIPLSTTSDVRPLLLTLDQTVLSLNQNRPLQHGDEKENFNELYSVPSILTHNTCGYEGRCLPTSNANISSQKTTNPLPTVDEREQICGSLEQSSCLAVTCDQLKAQHVKHLPPRTCIMDEPKETKQLTGQIKSEMLLQQNGPNNEDMTEEQLVECMTEDTKLTPGDESKHGITDCSFPKYQKTVEILEYKYELLSVCFRSVRDAVVPGPQELSPTHHSRNMDCNMAQNWIDRFSSVPSASAMYTRVPGSFDNFHKIQLSPDYDEAGQGNCCLLTSLDVELMKSTQMDHSMLKAEDEQDDMPKEMEEDQVSEEGVKVECHTEDLASGGINTDTQSIKHVSGEDIVALQFSNDATGNNSTPPDSMRCLEFEMKKEFDLVLKELNVYFDICKREFTCNNGTPPEQHSEVPWNEVCKTSYLSSPELALHREPTLDLDEDCSTEICGTDPETCQITCRGGEQEVPIGCHMSSKASHLVAEKRKELQQTDLKRTAWSPSFRCLPLMQPQSNTSLWEPKRLPPLRTCTRPIRLGLSKKAKPKSLHNFHPYK, encoded by the exons ATGAGTCTTAAAACACAGCTTGAAAGGCCTGttctttcccccaaaaaaacaaagatagaCAATGCAGTGACTAACAACAATACAAGCCCATATGACCTCCTAGAGGCTTTTACATCACAAACCATTGATTCCCCATCTTTGTCCTCACCCACGGATGCAGACCTAATATACTCAGAACAAAATGGACACATTCCACCCACAACACCTTGTGAGCAAATTCAAAACTCTGAACTAACTGTCAGACCTCAGGCTGAAGTCACAATTTCAAAGATACCCGAAGTCTCTGTTACCACTGAAGAGAGTCACTTCCTTCATATAAGACAATATGATCAGCTATACAACCTTTGCCCAAGCCCATTATCAGCGTCTCTCACTTTGAAAGACAGTACTGCTGACATGTCTGGTCATCCCAAGGGTCAACTACTGGAAAAAACACTTGAAGACAAAGCTCCTGCTGATTGCtgcgtgtttttaaaaaatggaatgtcGAATGATCCGGCAGTCAGATATCAGTTCGATTTATCTTGTGACTCCGACCGACATGATGCTGTTTCGAGTACATGGACCCAATCTGCTGTATTTGATGAGAGTAATCAGAGGGTTGAGGATTTTCTTGATACTATCTCCCAAAAGAGAGTGAAAGAGCATGAGGGAGTGAcatcttttttcagttttactgAGGAGTTTCAATTATTAGTCTCTCCACCTGACGAGGACATCCCCATAATGTTGTTAGAAGACAAAAGAATATTGGAGATGTGTGATAGTTCTGTTGCGTGTGACTTGGAAACAAATGACCATGGCAACGAAGGAAGGAGCAACATCTCCTCTCCCGTTCAATGTGCTGAGGTGTCACTTAAAGCTTACCACGCTACACCAGGCAAGTTCTTTTTGACTGATACAGGAAGCTTTGATAACTTAGGACATGCAAAAAGAGAGCATTTTGAGAAGGCAGtcaaaaaagagaaggaaagagTTGATCACTCGCCAGAGAATGACATGTCTGTGAGAATCAGCAAAGAGTCTGCTGAAATAGATAATGATGCAGACCCTTACAGAGTAATTGAGCTTGGAATCTGGAGCAAAACTGTCAGGGAGACTGAAGGGAATTACTGTAACTCTGAGAGTACTGCAGGTGAAGAATTACTTCCATCAGTAAAGGTCTGTGAGTTGGAAATACCTCTTTCTACCACATCTGATGTCAGACCACTATTGCTGACTTTGGATCAGACAGTTCTGTCTCTTAACCAGAACAGACCACTGCAACATGGAGATGAAAAAGAGAACTTTAATGAGTTATATTCTGTTCCATCCATTCTGACGCATAACACATGTGGCTATGAAGGCCGTTGTCTTCCGACATCAAATGCTAACATTAGTTCACAAAAGACTACAAATCCTCTTCCAACAGTGGATGAAAGAGAACAGATCTGTGGTAGTTTGGAACAGAGCAGCTGTTTGGCTGTCACCTGCGACCAACTAAAGGCCCAGCATGTTAAACATTTACCACCTAGAACTTGTATAATGGATGAGCCCAAGGAAACCAAACAATTGACAGGCCAAATAAAATCGGAGATGTTGCTGCAACAAAATGGACCGAACAATGAGGACATGACTGAAGAACAACTAGTGGAGTGCATGACCGAGGACACCAAACTGACACCAGGAGATGAATCGAAACATGGAATCACAGACTGCAGTTTCCCTAAATACCAGAAAACAGTGGAGATACTGGAGTACAAATATGAGCTTTTGTCAGTGTGCTTTCGTTCAGTCAGGGATGCAGTCGTACCAGGCCCTCAAGAATTAAGCCCCACACATCATTCACGAAACATGGACTGCAACATGGCTCAAAATTGGATTGACAGATTCTCCTCAGTGCCATCTGCCTCCGCTATGTACACCCGTGTGCCAGGGAGCTTTGACAACTTCCACAAGATCCAACTGTCACCAGATTATGACGAGGCTGGCCAAGGCAACTGCTGTCTTCTCACCAGCTTGGATGTGGAGCTAATGAAATCCACACAAATGGACCACTCCATGCTCAAAGCAGAGGATGAGCAGGATGATATGCCAAAAGAGATGGAGGAAGACCAAGTCTCCGAGGAGGGGGTTAAAGTTGAGTGTCACACTGAGGATTTAGCCAGTGGAGGCATTAACACTGATACTCAGAGTATTAAACATGTATCAGGGGAAGACATTGTTGCTTTACAGTTTTCCAATGATGCCACTGGGAACAACAGCACACCCCCCGACTCTATGCGGTGCCTCGAGTTTGAGATGAAAAAAGAGTTCGACTTGGTCTTAAAGGAactaaatgtgtattttgataTCTGTAAAAGGGAATTTACATGTAACAATGGGACACCACCTGAGCAGCACAGTGAAGTGCCGTGGAATGAAGTCTGTAAGACCAGTTACCTCAGCAGCCCAGAACTGGCTCTCCACAGAGAGCCAACTCTAG ATCTTGATGAAGACTGTAGCACTGAAATATGTGGAACAGATCCAGAGACTTGTCAAATAACCTGCCGTGGAGGAGAACAGGAAGTGCCCATTGGCTGCCACATGTCCTCAAAAGCATCACATCTTGTTGCAGAGAAACGCAAag